Part of the Chitinophaga parva genome is shown below.
CGGAGCGCGGTGGCCAGCAGGGCATCTGTTTGTTGCTTAAAATCAGCGTTCCTGAAATCAGTGCTGGCAGACACGTACAGGATCACCTCCGTGGCGTTCTTTATCACCAGGTTATTGCCGGAAAAGGATGGTGCGCCGCCTTTCAATGCTGCGTGCACTTTGGCCAGGTATTGCATGCCCTTGCCATCTGTACCGTTGTCCAGCTGACCGGATAATTGCAGGTCATTGCCAGCCACGGTTACCGTGCCTCTTTCTGCGCGGTTCATAGACACGGAGCAGTTCACCTGGTTGGGCTTATCTGCGGTGATACGGATCACGGCCACGTCTGTGCCGAAGGAGGTGAAGTATTCTTTTTTGAATTTTACTCCATTCACTTCATACGTTTCCACGGCAATGGCGCTATCCAGGGAAAGGTAGCGCCGGTAGTTCTTGTAATCAGCCTTCCCGTTGTAAGAGAAGTCCAGCACCAGGTTGCCCAGGGTCTGGAAGCAGCCCCATTGCGTGCCGCCGGCGCCCGGGCCGGTGCAGATGAAGTGCTTGTCCACCAGTTGCTGGGCGGAGTCATTCTTTCCTTCAAAAAGGAAGCGTCTTATTTCGGGCAGGCTTTTGTAAGCGCCATAATTGTTGGCGTCCTGTGGTGAGCCAGACCACAGCGTGATGTCATTGAGTACAACGGTTTCCTTCGTTACGCCTCCATCCGTGGTCATGCCCAGGCGGCCATTTCCCAGCGGCAGCGAGCCCTCCCACTGCGCCGCGGGCTTGGTGTACCACAGGTGCAGCGGCTTTTGCTGGGCCACGGCCATCACCGGGGCAAGCACAGATGCCAGCGTAATCAGCATGTTTGTCTTTGATCTCATTATTGAAATTTAATAAATCTTTACTGCTTCCGGTACCACAACGTGAGCTGGCTCATATTGATGGAATTGGTGCCACTGGCCACTTTTATCACCCGCATTACCATGAAGCGAACGGGCGGTGGTGTGGGAATAAAGTCAAATTTTTTAGGCGCGGAGCCATCATCCGTTCTTACTGCTTCCGTAAGCATTGTCCAGCCCTTGCCTTCCATCATGCTTTTCCAGTTTGGATCATTGCCGGGCAGGGAGGGGGTGGCGCCGGTGGTATCTGCAATGCCCCATATTTCAAAGTCAATGGGATTATGACAGCAGTTCCGGCCTATTTCTTCAATGGTGGCAATGTTGTTGTACACCACGCCCATGTCAAAGCTGACCGTCCTGGGCAGGGATATGCCCGGATCGTCACTATGGTAAATATCCGGGTACCCGCGCACGGTGGCATTGCCATCCCACACTTTGCCAAGATAGGTATCTCCTTCATAGGCGCCTGCGTCGAACGGGAAATGTACTTCTGCAAATTTTGTTTTGTCGCACTGCGTTATCTGGTAAATGGTGGGGAAGGTATCTGCTTTCAGCGTGGTGAAAGTATCAATGGCGATCTTCTGCGGCAAATAAGACGATTGGTACAGTACCGGTGTGCCCAGCTGGTAGCCGTCCAGCACCACCGTGTTCTCAGTGGCGGGCAGGTTCTTGGTGATCACTGTGCCTTGCATGTTGGTATACTTTACGGCGGTGTTCACATTCGTGGTGTCCGGCGTGGAAAACTTGATCTGCACACTGCTTCCGTCATAACTCACGATGAATGGGGTATCTGTATTCACCGGGCGGTTAAAGAGGTTGGCGTGGTAAATATCGCCATACACACGGGCATTGTCCACTTCCCGGGTCACCGATTTATTGCCGGCTGCATCATAGGCATTGATGAAGAAAGTATAGCTGTATTCCTGCAGGTTGCTGATGGTGCATTTCACCGTGTCCGTGGGTGTATGTGATTTGGCTTCCACCACCAGGGAGTCAGCATAATTATTCCAGTATACGATGTAGTGGGTTACGCTGGGATCGGGATTGGGCGCCCATTGCAGCTGCAGGCGGTAGTTGCCGGGCAATACCGTTACCTGGTCCAGGCTACCGGGATAGGTGATCTCATGCCCATCTAAATATTGACGGAAATCGGTGGGCTTTTTATCGCAGGCCACCAGCACGGCGAGGAGCAATAAAATATAGTGAAGGCGATTTTTCATTTTGAATGTTTTAGCAATGAAGGATCAGTACGGGCGGCTCATTTCGGGTTGCCGTACACAGACATTTCCATAATACCAAAGTAATTGTCAGTGCCACCCATGGTGTGGAAGCACTCCAGGCGCAGGTAGCGCACCTTGGGCAGGTC
Proteins encoded:
- a CDS encoding DUF4998 domain-containing protein; its protein translation is MKNRLHYILLLLAVLVACDKKPTDFRQYLDGHEITYPGSLDQVTVLPGNYRLQLQWAPNPDPSVTHYIVYWNNYADSLVVEAKSHTPTDTVKCTISNLQEYSYTFFINAYDAAGNKSVTREVDNARVYGDIYHANLFNRPVNTDTPFIVSYDGSSVQIKFSTPDTTNVNTAVKYTNMQGTVITKNLPATENTVVLDGYQLGTPVLYQSSYLPQKIAIDTFTTLKADTFPTIYQITQCDKTKFAEVHFPFDAGAYEGDTYLGKVWDGNATVRGYPDIYHSDDPGISLPRTVSFDMGVVYNNIATIEEIGRNCCHNPIDFEIWGIADTTGATPSLPGNDPNWKSMMEGKGWTMLTEAVRTDDGSAPKKFDFIPTPPPVRFMVMRVIKVASGTNSINMSQLTLWYRKQ